In Bdellovibrio bacteriovorus, the following are encoded in one genomic region:
- a CDS encoding OsmC family protein encodes MGQMQCDTKWQGGLGFKAQIRGHEFQMDTKKESGGQDAGPSPKEVLLASICACSGMDVASILQKMRVNLVSCDISAETETTDGYPSVFKEVKLKFKIVGPDIKADQAIKAVVLSMTKYCGVSAMVAGVSPITYEIFLNDVSIKSDRADFSENLKL; translated from the coding sequence ATGGGGCAAATGCAGTGTGATACAAAGTGGCAAGGTGGGTTGGGATTTAAGGCCCAGATCCGCGGTCACGAGTTCCAGATGGACACTAAAAAAGAGTCCGGGGGACAAGATGCCGGACCTAGCCCGAAAGAAGTTCTTTTGGCTAGTATTTGTGCCTGCTCCGGCATGGACGTCGCTTCCATTTTGCAAAAAATGAGAGTGAACCTTGTTTCTTGTGACATCTCGGCAGAAACAGAAACGACGGACGGGTATCCTTCCGTGTTTAAAGAAGTGAAGTTGAAATTCAAAATTGTGGGACCTGACATTAAAGCCGATCAAGCCATCAAGGCCGTGGTTTTGTCGATGACTAAATATTGTGGCGTCAGTGCGATGGTGGCCGGGGTGTCTCCCATCACCTATGAGATTTTTTTAAATGATGTCAGTATTAAATCGGATCGAGCGGATTTTTCGGAGAATTTAAAGCTGTGA
- the arfB gene encoding alternative ribosome rescue aminoacyl-tRNA hydrolase ArfB: MIIQIPFHEMDFSYARSGGPGGQNVNKTNSAAILRWNLESSQVFNEDQKARLRMKLQGKLTKDGDLLIRSDVHRDQDQNRSECIRRLQETLQRALHVPKKRVATKPTKSSQRKRVETKKLRSETKSLRQKIRG; the protein is encoded by the coding sequence GTGATCATTCAGATTCCGTTTCATGAAATGGATTTTTCATACGCCAGATCCGGGGGGCCTGGCGGGCAGAACGTCAACAAGACGAATTCGGCTGCGATCTTGCGTTGGAATTTGGAAAGCTCGCAAGTGTTTAACGAAGATCAGAAGGCGCGCTTGCGCATGAAACTTCAAGGAAAACTCACCAAAGACGGTGACTTACTTATTCGCAGTGATGTGCATCGTGATCAAGATCAAAATCGCTCGGAGTGCATTCGTCGCCTGCAAGAAACTTTGCAGCGCGCTTTGCATGTTCCTAAAAAACGAGTCGCCACCAAACCCACAAAGAGTTCGCAGCGCAAACGCGTAGAAACAAAAAAACTGCGCTCAGAGACAAAATCTTTGCGTCAGAAGATTCGCGGTTAA
- a CDS encoding polysaccharide deacetylase family protein — protein MNVSRFIKASAMVCLSLSLTAMTMSGCTDKNNESFSGDINTDGSDPLFQTKSIGTFDLGNTKKVVLTFDDGPSPEATPVLLDILRIYNIKATFFVLAQNAKKYPEIMKRMKDEGHTIGNHSYSHANLGSHLYEQYNDMLLKEVVESDKVIRKYMSPALPRYFRAPYGAWNSTHAAKLNAIASVRDYIGPVYWSIGGALVPNVIANYKTGAVTGVRPKTAAEITQAADWDCWSSSKKFGYSAVPVDVCLAGYLKETRRKGGGVVLMHDLTLNTVDMVSQFIPALLQEGYSFVNLNDLRILEQYQ, from the coding sequence ATGAACGTTTCTCGATTTATCAAAGCTTCGGCGATGGTTTGTTTATCTTTAAGTCTGACCGCCATGACGATGTCTGGATGTACGGACAAAAATAACGAAAGCTTTTCGGGAGACATTAACACTGACGGCAGCGATCCCCTTTTTCAAACCAAAAGCATCGGCACTTTCGATCTTGGTAATACCAAAAAAGTTGTTCTTACTTTCGATGATGGCCCGTCCCCAGAAGCCACGCCCGTTCTTTTAGATATCTTGCGCATTTACAATATCAAGGCCACGTTCTTTGTCTTAGCCCAAAATGCTAAAAAATATCCTGAAATTATGAAGCGCATGAAAGACGAAGGCCACACCATCGGCAATCACTCCTACTCTCACGCAAACTTAGGTTCACATCTGTATGAGCAATATAACGACATGCTTTTAAAAGAGGTGGTCGAGTCTGATAAGGTGATCCGCAAATATATGTCGCCGGCCTTGCCCCGATATTTCCGTGCTCCGTATGGCGCTTGGAATTCCACCCACGCGGCCAAGCTGAATGCGATTGCTTCGGTTCGTGATTATATTGGTCCGGTTTATTGGAGTATCGGCGGCGCGCTGGTTCCAAACGTCATCGCGAACTATAAAACGGGTGCCGTGACAGGAGTTCGTCCTAAGACCGCGGCAGAGATCACACAAGCCGCCGACTGGGATTGCTGGTCTTCAAGCAAAAAATTTGGCTATTCAGCAGTGCCCGTGGATGTGTGCTTAGCAGGGTACTTAAAAGAAACTCGCCGCAAAGGTGGCGGTGTGGTGTTGATGCATGATTTGACTTTGAATACGGTCGATATGGTTTCACAGTTTATTCCGGCACTTTTGCAAGAGGGATATTCATTTGTGAACTTAAATGACCTTCGTATTCTAGAGCAATACCAATAA
- a CDS encoding HNH endonuclease, which produces MRLIESVPDVAEKIEEGSINLSTASQVQNFIKSERKNGGSVSYKQRVEMINAIENKSARDVEKHLINLKPENVIRPEKIRMVTPEIIEMRLMIPDDLKEKMDKLRQIFSHRIPDMTYLALMEYLVNQALKKVEKKHKSSSPALRLKAPEGHLLSKRNIPSTLRHAVWLRDGGVCSYQDPQTGRKCGGRNFVQVDHIHPWSKGGENKLENLQLLCAEHNRHKNNRTPS; this is translated from the coding sequence ATGCGATTAATTGAGTCTGTGCCAGATGTAGCTGAGAAGATCGAAGAAGGAAGTATTAATTTATCAACGGCCTCTCAAGTGCAAAATTTCATTAAATCTGAACGAAAAAATGGCGGGAGTGTTAGTTACAAACAGCGGGTTGAAATGATCAACGCCATCGAAAACAAATCCGCCCGGGACGTTGAAAAACATCTCATCAATTTAAAACCAGAAAATGTCATTCGACCCGAAAAAATCCGCATGGTGACCCCTGAAATTATTGAAATGCGCTTAATGATTCCGGATGATCTAAAAGAAAAAATGGATAAACTTCGCCAGATTTTTTCCCATCGTATTCCTGATATGACCTATCTTGCCCTGATGGAGTATCTGGTGAACCAAGCTTTGAAGAAAGTTGAAAAAAAGCACAAAAGCTCGTCGCCGGCATTGCGCTTAAAAGCTCCAGAGGGGCACTTACTCTCAAAAAGAAATATTCCCTCAACATTACGTCACGCGGTTTGGTTGCGCGATGGGGGCGTTTGCAGTTACCAAGATCCTCAGACCGGCCGAAAATGTGGCGGGCGAAATTTTGTGCAAGTAGATCATATTCACCCCTGGTCGAAGGGCGGCGAAAATAAATTAGAAAATCTGCAGCTCTTGTGTGCCGAGCACAATCGGCACAAAAACAATCGGACTCCTTCTTAA
- a CDS encoding DEAD/DEAH box helicase, with the protein MYTLRPYQQEAVQATLKHFRKEKSPAVIVLPTGAGKSLVIAELARLARGRVLVLAHVRELVEQNHQKYQSFGLEAGIFSAGLQRKESHQKVIFGSIQSIARADDDFFKDFSLVVIDECHRVSITGETQYFQVLNKLQANNPEICVLGLTATPYRLGLGWIYNYNVHTKTQSTTEDRFFKKCIYDLTISYMIKNGYLTRPIKIDSPVACYDFSSLKLNGTSFVTTQIEAILKDQMRITPLIIKNIIDMSKDRQGVMIFTSSVNHAIEIMQSLPPYVSALVVGDTESDEREEVIAAFKARELKFLVNVSVLTTGFDAPHVDVIAILRPTESVSLYQQIIGRGLRLSPGKEDCLILDYTGQDHDLYSPEIEDDKPSKESVRVQIPCPECGVVNDFWGLVDQEGEIMEHFGRKCRGAFEDPITHEIEPCGFRFRFKLCDQCGEENDIAARSCSKCAHILVDTDKKLKEAMSLKDAHVLRVDSVVYQKSQDKKGNERLEVRYYDVDAKFLAEYFYLNSSEDAHRFYFNFIRMHNKRPEKKIFIKDVDDALKQKEKFRSPLFVVARKQKYFWSIREKIFE; encoded by the coding sequence GTGTACACGCTAAGGCCCTATCAACAAGAAGCCGTCCAAGCGACGTTGAAACATTTCCGGAAAGAAAAATCTCCGGCGGTGATTGTATTGCCCACCGGAGCGGGTAAAAGCTTGGTCATTGCAGAACTGGCAAGACTAGCAAGAGGCCGTGTGCTGGTGCTGGCCCACGTGCGAGAGCTGGTGGAACAAAACCATCAAAAATATCAAAGCTTCGGCTTAGAAGCCGGAATTTTCTCTGCCGGGTTGCAAAGAAAAGAATCTCACCAGAAAGTCATCTTTGGCAGCATTCAATCTATCGCGCGAGCCGACGATGACTTCTTCAAAGATTTTTCGCTTGTCGTGATTGATGAATGTCATCGGGTTTCCATCACCGGGGAAACGCAGTACTTTCAAGTCCTCAATAAACTTCAAGCCAACAATCCAGAGATCTGTGTCTTAGGGCTTACGGCGACTCCGTACCGTTTGGGCTTGGGCTGGATTTATAACTACAATGTACACACGAAAACTCAAAGTACGACGGAAGATCGCTTTTTTAAAAAATGCATTTACGATCTGACCATCAGTTACATGATTAAAAATGGTTATTTGACCCGGCCGATTAAAATCGATTCGCCGGTCGCGTGTTATGATTTCTCAAGTCTAAAACTGAACGGAACAAGCTTTGTAACCACGCAGATCGAAGCCATTTTAAAAGACCAAATGCGCATCACGCCGTTGATTATTAAAAACATCATCGACATGTCTAAGGATCGCCAGGGGGTGATGATCTTTACCAGCTCTGTGAATCACGCCATTGAAATCATGCAAAGCCTGCCGCCGTATGTGTCGGCCCTTGTGGTGGGAGATACAGAAAGTGATGAACGCGAAGAGGTCATTGCCGCCTTTAAGGCGCGAGAGTTGAAGTTCCTGGTCAACGTGTCCGTCCTCACGACCGGATTTGATGCGCCTCACGTGGATGTGATTGCGATCTTAAGACCGACAGAGTCGGTCAGTCTGTATCAACAAATCATCGGCCGCGGATTGCGATTAAGTCCCGGTAAAGAAGATTGCCTTATCCTGGATTACACCGGCCAAGATCACGATCTTTACAGTCCCGAAATTGAAGACGATAAACCCAGCAAAGAATCTGTGCGCGTGCAAATCCCCTGTCCTGAATGTGGGGTTGTTAATGATTTTTGGGGTTTAGTAGATCAAGAAGGAGAGATTATGGAGCACTTTGGCCGCAAATGCCGAGGTGCTTTTGAGGATCCGATCACGCATGAAATAGAACCTTGCGGCTTTCGATTCAGATTTAAACTGTGCGATCAGTGCGGTGAAGAAAATGATATTGCCGCCAGGTCCTGTTCAAAATGCGCGCACATCCTGGTGGACACCGATAAAAAACTTAAAGAAGCGATGTCTTTAAAAGATGCCCATGTCTTAAGGGTTGATTCGGTCGTTTATCAAAAAAGTCAGGACAAAAAAGGCAACGAGCGGTTGGAGGTGCGCTATTACGACGTGGATGCAAAGTTTTTAGCGGAATATTTCTATTTAAATTCTTCTGAAGACGCCCACCGATTTTATTTTAACTTTATTCGCATGCACAATAAGCGCCCCGAAAAAAAGATCTTTATCAAAGATGTCGACGACGCTTTAAAGCAAAAAGAAAAATTCCGCAGTCCGCTTTTTGTCGTGGCACGAAAACAAAAATATTTTTGGAGCATTCGCGAAAAGATCTTTGAATAA
- a CDS encoding MFS transporter gives MFSRQEKILLALLASIQFSSIVDFMIMMPLGPQLMRNFSINPHQFGLLVSSYTFCAGITGFLAAFFMDKLDRKQALLTFFIGFSVGTVACGLAPSYETLLLARGLTGVFGGVLGSLVLSIVSDSISYERRGSAMGVIMTSFSMASVLGVPFSLFLANIFSWHAPFLFLGGTSLFLCVLVGWKVPAMRSHLIEKRPKESPIRVLTRVLKNQNQRRALLFMSSVMFGHFAIIPFLSPSLVSNAGMSEAQLPLMYMAGGVCTFFTSPLMGRFADRFGKHTVFLWCALLTIIPYYVITHLNATPLWGILLICAFFFVTSGGRMVPATALVSGTALPQTRGSFMSIVSSAQQLSSALSSYIAGWIVTSDSTGRMLNYPIVGYVAIAFTFVAIFLSRRILAIEGQDTPNKTEVAALEH, from the coding sequence GTGTTCTCTAGACAAGAAAAAATACTTCTCGCCCTTCTTGCATCGATCCAATTCAGCTCTATTGTCGACTTCATGATTATGATGCCGCTCGGCCCACAATTGATGCGAAACTTTTCAATCAACCCGCATCAATTCGGACTCCTCGTGTCATCCTACACCTTTTGCGCGGGCATCACGGGTTTTCTTGCCGCCTTCTTCATGGACAAATTAGATCGCAAGCAGGCCCTTCTTACCTTCTTCATCGGTTTTTCGGTGGGAACGGTCGCTTGCGGCTTGGCTCCTTCTTATGAAACTTTATTACTAGCGCGCGGCCTGACCGGCGTCTTTGGCGGCGTGCTGGGCTCTTTGGTTCTTTCTATTGTCAGTGATTCTATCAGCTATGAACGGCGTGGCAGTGCCATGGGCGTCATCATGACTTCGTTTTCGATGGCTTCGGTCTTGGGCGTTCCTTTTAGTTTGTTTTTAGCCAATATATTTTCTTGGCATGCGCCGTTTTTGTTTTTGGGCGGAACCTCGCTGTTTCTTTGCGTGCTTGTGGGGTGGAAAGTCCCCGCCATGCGCAGTCACTTGATCGAAAAACGTCCTAAAGAGTCCCCGATACGCGTGCTTACGCGCGTATTAAAAAATCAGAATCAACGGCGCGCTTTATTGTTCATGTCGTCTGTGATGTTTGGACACTTTGCGATCATTCCTTTTCTTTCGCCTTCTTTGGTCTCAAATGCCGGCATGTCCGAAGCGCAATTGCCGTTGATGTATATGGCGGGCGGGGTTTGCACATTCTTTACTTCACCTCTGATGGGTCGCTTTGCCGATCGCTTTGGTAAGCACACGGTATTTTTGTGGTGCGCGCTTTTAACGATCATTCCGTATTACGTGATCACCCATTTGAACGCCACGCCTTTATGGGGCATTTTACTCATCTGTGCCTTTTTCTTCGTAACTTCGGGGGGACGCATGGTCCCAGCCACAGCGTTGGTTTCAGGCACCGCTTTACCGCAAACGCGTGGCAGCTTTATGTCGATTGTTTCAAGTGCGCAACAGCTGTCTTCGGCGCTATCAAGTTACATTGCGGGTTGGATTGTGACCAGTGATTCAACGGGTCGCATGCTGAATTATCCGATCGTGGGTTATGTGGCGATTGCGTTTACGTTTGTGGCTATCTTTTTATCGCGGCGGATTTTGGCGATTGAAGGCCAAGATACTCCGAATAAAACGGAAGTGGCCGCTTTAGAGCACTGA
- a CDS encoding sulfite exporter TauE/SafE family protein, giving the protein MLEILLLLTAIGAGFLGALLGLGGGIIIVPVLTLFYQVNIRYAIAASLISIVATSSGAAASYLKDSLTNLRLAVFLEIGTVTGAMVGFFLATYIQAKYLFLLFGVFLFFSAVMMLRKREGQLSVQNHPWADALRLDGSYPEGENKTVFYKVQQVPLGLFAMFGAGILSALLGIGSGIFKVLAMDGAMKLPIKVSSATSNFMIGVTASASAGAYLLRGDILPEIAAPVSVGIIIGSFLGAKAMVKMPAQRIRQIFVVVLIVVSVQMVWKGLS; this is encoded by the coding sequence ATGTTAGAAATTCTTCTTCTGTTAACGGCCATCGGGGCGGGCTTTTTAGGGGCCCTTCTGGGGTTGGGGGGAGGAATTATCATCGTGCCGGTTCTGACTTTATTTTATCAGGTCAATATTCGCTATGCGATCGCCGCAAGTTTGATTTCGATTGTCGCAACGTCGTCGGGGGCCGCGGCTAGTTACTTAAAAGACTCTTTAACTAATTTACGCTTAGCTGTGTTTTTGGAAATCGGCACCGTCACGGGTGCGATGGTGGGATTTTTCTTAGCCACATATATTCAAGCTAAATATTTGTTTTTACTTTTCGGCGTCTTCTTATTTTTCTCGGCAGTCATGATGTTAAGAAAGCGGGAAGGTCAATTGTCGGTACAAAACCATCCGTGGGCGGATGCTTTAAGGTTGGATGGCAGTTATCCCGAGGGCGAAAATAAAACCGTGTTTTATAAAGTTCAGCAAGTGCCATTGGGATTGTTTGCCATGTTTGGGGCCGGAATTCTTTCCGCCCTTCTTGGCATTGGCAGCGGTATCTTTAAAGTCTTAGCCATGGATGGAGCAATGAAGCTGCCGATCAAGGTGTCTTCAGCGACTTCAAACTTTATGATCGGCGTGACGGCTTCGGCCAGTGCGGGGGCGTATCTTTTGCGTGGCGATATTTTGCCCGAGATCGCAGCGCCTGTATCCGTAGGAATTATCATAGGTTCATTCTTAGGCGCCAAAGCCATGGTAAAAATGCCCGCTCAACGCATTCGCCAGATTTTCGTGGTGGTTTTAATCGTCGTTTCGGTGCAAATGGTGTGGAAAGGTCTGTCATGA
- a CDS encoding DUF1634 domain-containing protein: protein MSVVETPKTSSSVTEMHRLELIVSQLLRLGVLIAGALLFIGWVWMWINGNDISGNLKEYNPTTFTDTLQWAVIMQDRALLTTMMGLVILVTLPVVRVLLTAILFIKQKDYRLAIMAIFVFAFLCSSFFLGIDL from the coding sequence ATGAGTGTGGTGGAGACCCCTAAAACGAGTTCTTCTGTCACCGAGATGCATCGCTTAGAGCTGATTGTCAGTCAGTTATTGCGCCTGGGTGTTTTAATTGCGGGTGCGTTGTTATTCATTGGTTGGGTGTGGATGTGGATCAACGGCAATGACATTTCGGGCAATTTAAAAGAGTACAACCCCACGACGTTCACCGATACTTTGCAGTGGGCCGTGATCATGCAGGATCGTGCCCTTTTAACGACCATGATGGGCTTAGTGATTTTGGTCACTTTGCCGGTCGTTCGGGTCTTGTTGACGGCGATTTTATTTATTAAGCAAAAAGATTATCGTTTGGCGATCATGGCCATTTTCGTTTTCGCATTTTTGTGTAGCAGCTTCTTTTTGGGGATAGATCTTTAA
- a CDS encoding DUF4442 domain-containing protein — MNFKNLKITAFVHLYGLLKIPLVLFVSPRVVELSDKRMVLKIPLNYRTKNHLNSMYFGALGIGAELSIAAAAVVAISESKQKIDFVFKDYKADYLKRGDGHVHFICDEIAGVKELIEQSKANPNRIERKFTGYAVVPSVSETEKIMTYELTLSVRNRSVKA; from the coding sequence ATGAACTTTAAAAATTTAAAAATCACAGCCTTTGTTCATCTTTATGGTCTTCTTAAAATTCCATTGGTGTTGTTTGTCAGCCCCCGTGTGGTGGAGCTCTCTGATAAGCGCATGGTTTTAAAAATCCCCTTAAACTATCGCACCAAAAATCATCTAAACTCGATGTACTTCGGTGCTTTAGGAATTGGGGCGGAGCTTTCAATTGCGGCGGCCGCGGTGGTGGCGATCTCTGAAAGTAAGCAAAAAATCGATTTCGTGTTTAAAGATTATAAAGCGGATTATTTAAAGCGCGGGGATGGGCATGTTCACTTTATCTGTGATGAAATTGCCGGGGTTAAAGAGCTGATTGAGCAATCTAAGGCAAACCCGAATCGCATCGAAAGAAAATTCACCGGCTATGCGGTCGTGCCTTCGGTTTCTGAGACGGAAAAAATCATGACTTATGAGCTGACGCTTTCCGTTCGTAATCGTTCTGTAAAAGCTTAA
- a CDS encoding NAD(P)H-dependent flavin oxidoreductase: protein MLKQIRTPFTDLMKIDYPIIAAPMFLVSNTEIVTQSSEAGGIGTFPALNYRPIEKYDEALKAMRAKTKKPIGVNIIVNKSNTRQNDDLKYALDNGVDLFITSLGSPKKVIEEAHKNGAKVFCDVTNLEHALKVEDLGADGVIAVGAGAGGHAGPISPFVLIPWLKTRLQVPIIAAGGISHGSMITAALALGASGVSVGTRFIASKEADIDAAYKKAIVDSTPEDIVMTTRVSGTPAAVINTPYVQKLGTDLPWAMKVLKDNKMTKKYMVPLIHYLGMRSLEEAATKPSWKTVWTAGQSVGMIDDILSVKEIYAKLVNEYEESLRSLDKTKA, encoded by the coding sequence ATGCTTAAACAAATCAGAACACCTTTTACGGATTTGATGAAAATTGACTATCCCATCATCGCCGCCCCTATGTTTTTAGTTAGCAATACAGAAATCGTCACCCAAAGCAGCGAAGCTGGGGGTATCGGCACCTTTCCGGCTTTAAACTATCGCCCGATTGAAAAATACGATGAAGCTTTAAAAGCCATGCGTGCAAAAACGAAAAAACCTATCGGCGTAAATATCATCGTGAACAAATCAAACACTCGTCAGAATGATGATTTAAAGTATGCTTTAGATAATGGCGTAGATCTTTTTATCACATCCTTAGGAAGCCCCAAAAAAGTGATCGAAGAAGCGCATAAAAATGGGGCCAAAGTTTTTTGTGACGTGACGAATTTAGAACATGCTTTGAAAGTGGAAGACCTGGGGGCCGATGGCGTTATCGCCGTGGGCGCAGGAGCCGGTGGACATGCCGGCCCCATTTCTCCTTTTGTTTTGATTCCATGGCTTAAGACGCGCCTGCAAGTTCCGATCATCGCGGCCGGTGGTATTTCGCATGGCTCGATGATCACCGCGGCGTTAGCTTTGGGGGCTTCCGGGGTGAGCGTGGGAACCCGGTTCATCGCAAGTAAAGAAGCAGATATCGACGCGGCTTACAAAAAAGCGATTGTGGATTCAACACCGGAAGATATCGTTATGACCACACGAGTTTCTGGGACCCCCGCTGCCGTCATCAACACACCTTACGTGCAAAAACTAGGAACAGACTTACCTTGGGCGATGAAAGTTCTTAAAGATAATAAAATGACCAAAAAGTACATGGTGCCATTGATTCACTATTTGGGAATGCGCTCGTTAGAAGAAGCGGCGACGAAACCCTCTTGGAAGACGGTTTGGACCGCGGGACAATCCGTGGGCATGATTGATGATATCTTAAGTGTCAAAGAGATCTATGCAAAGTTAGTAAATGAGTACGAAGAAAGCCTTCGTTCACTGGATAAAACCAAGGCTTAA
- a CDS encoding voltage-gated chloride channel family protein, protein MFFERLKKALKWIFISCAVGALTGTASAFFLLSLEFITDTRLNHPWLLYLLPVAGLIIVFFYSRFGEKVEAGNNLILEQIHDPKEKIPLRMWPLIWGGTLLTHLCGGSAGREGTAVQMGGAIADQFTAVCKLTTTERKLLLMTGIAGGFASVFGTPWAAAIFGIEVLALGRIQYRGLGPCLMSAFTAHFVCLLWGARHTPYQNLVGLIPDFGFSALAFSAAVGVLFGLCAFIFSWSHHRLSALLKKKIPSISLRVVAGGLFIITLSLILNTHRYLGLGIPPLIESFQSPSPSYDFALKILFTVITLASGFKGGEVTPLFFIGATLGSALSLILPLPTGFLAALGFVAVFAGAANTPLACILMAMELFGADIGLYAALAIVVSYLCSGNRGIYHSQKLEVGKYA, encoded by the coding sequence TTGTTTTTTGAAAGACTTAAGAAAGCCTTGAAGTGGATTTTCATTTCCTGCGCGGTCGGTGCTTTGACCGGCACGGCATCTGCGTTCTTTCTGCTTTCTTTAGAATTTATCACGGACACGCGCTTAAATCACCCTTGGCTTTTATACCTTTTGCCGGTCGCCGGTCTTATCATCGTCTTTTTCTATTCACGCTTTGGTGAAAAAGTAGAAGCCGGAAATAATCTGATCTTAGAGCAAATCCACGATCCCAAAGAAAAAATTCCGTTGCGTATGTGGCCGCTTATCTGGGGCGGAACCCTTTTGACCCATCTTTGCGGGGGCTCTGCCGGACGTGAGGGCACGGCCGTGCAAATGGGTGGCGCCATTGCCGATCAATTCACGGCCGTTTGCAAACTGACCACCACCGAACGAAAACTGCTTTTAATGACCGGCATTGCCGGCGGTTTTGCTTCCGTGTTCGGAACACCTTGGGCCGCCGCCATTTTTGGTATCGAAGTTTTGGCGCTAGGCCGCATTCAATATCGCGGGTTGGGCCCGTGCTTGATGAGTGCTTTTACCGCGCATTTCGTTTGTCTTTTGTGGGGCGCTCGTCATACTCCGTACCAAAATCTGGTCGGCCTGATTCCGGATTTTGGTTTTTCAGCTTTAGCTTTTTCCGCTGCGGTGGGAGTTTTATTTGGTCTTTGTGCTTTTATTTTTTCCTGGTCTCATCACCGACTGAGCGCGCTTCTTAAAAAGAAAATTCCATCCATTTCATTACGCGTGGTTGCGGGCGGATTGTTTATTATCACCCTCAGCTTGATTCTAAATACCCACCGTTATTTGGGATTGGGAATTCCTCCCTTGATTGAAAGCTTTCAGTCCCCGTCACCAAGTTATGATTTCGCTCTTAAGATTCTCTTTACTGTCATCACCTTGGCATCGGGCTTTAAGGGTGGTGAAGTCACTCCTTTATTTTTTATCGGGGCCACCTTAGGCAGTGCGCTGTCGTTAATACTGCCCTTGCCGACAGGATTTTTAGCCGCCTTGGGTTTTGTGGCCGTCTTCGCGGGAGCTGCAAATACTCCGCTTGCATGCATCTTAATGGCTATGGAGCTTTTTGGTGCCGATATAGGCCTTTATGCGGCGTTAGCAATCGTGGTCAGCTATCTTTGTTCTGGAAATCGTGGAATTTATCATTCACAAAAATTGGAAGTGGGGAAATATGCTTAA
- a CDS encoding TetR/AcrR family transcriptional regulator, whose protein sequence is MGAATVTHTNPEKRYMLKIPVQKRSKETVASIVESCARLLVQEPYHAITTDKIAEMAGVSIGSLYQFFANKEAIVAAVIDDLLQKDLAYIEENLAKLQATDLDSKVHAFIDIGFTRFHDNRPLRAALQGVQGMLDYWDTRRVFFEHYQKAVLAHMPPVPGRDREMMALFIVSSFNNILQLALLGPQSQEREDAIKKEVFLLIRRYLNP, encoded by the coding sequence ATGGGTGCAGCAACAGTTACACACACGAATCCAGAAAAGCGATATATGCTTAAAATCCCCGTTCAAAAACGTTCCAAAGAAACGGTGGCAAGCATTGTCGAGTCTTGTGCACGCCTTTTAGTTCAGGAGCCTTATCATGCGATCACCACGGATAAGATCGCAGAAATGGCTGGAGTGAGCATTGGCTCCCTTTATCAATTCTTTGCCAACAAAGAGGCGATTGTAGCGGCCGTGATCGATGATCTTCTTCAAAAAGATCTGGCCTACATCGAAGAAAATTTGGCGAAATTGCAGGCGACGGACCTTGATTCCAAAGTTCACGCTTTTATCGATATTGGGTTCACACGTTTTCACGACAACCGCCCGCTCAGAGCGGCCCTTCAAGGCGTACAAGGAATGCTGGATTACTGGGACACAAGACGCGTCTTCTTCGAACACTACCAAAAAGCGGTCTTGGCACACATGCCGCCGGTTCCAGGTCGTGATCGCGAGATGATGGCTTTATTTATCGTCAGTTCCTTCAATAATATTCTTCAACTAGCTCTACTGGGGCCACAATCTCAAGAGCGTGAAGATGCGATCAAAAAAGAAGTTTTTCTTTTAATTCGTCGTTATCTGAATCCGTAA
- a CDS encoding helix-turn-helix domain-containing protein, which translates to MTVEEEAKQFMSLGSKLGLCIKSLDKKVIFQNTNCIRTCGSMVGTVCSKTCMQIYKQVEECAAVSEGMKLFKGTEVDGHRVDALIVNDGEQITTLLYPLDEDQDKFKKQEAFFKERGLTKSELRIMQMVMQGMTNATIAEKLFISKATLKTHLNNIYKKLPASMRPSQVRG; encoded by the coding sequence ATGACTGTCGAAGAAGAAGCTAAACAATTTATGAGCCTGGGTTCAAAACTGGGGCTTTGTATCAAGAGTCTTGATAAAAAGGTGATTTTTCAAAATACCAACTGTATTAGAACATGCGGCTCAATGGTGGGAACTGTGTGTAGTAAAACCTGCATGCAAATCTATAAACAAGTCGAAGAGTGTGCCGCCGTTTCGGAGGGCATGAAGCTCTTTAAAGGAACTGAGGTCGATGGTCATCGAGTAGACGCGTTGATCGTAAACGACGGTGAGCAGATCACAACACTGCTTTATCCCTTGGATGAAGATCAAGATAAATTCAAAAAACAAGAAGCCTTCTTCAAAGAGCGTGGCCTTACAAAAAGTGAACTGCGGATCATGCAAATGGTGATGCAGGGAATGACCAACGCCACCATTGCCGAAAAACTTTTTATTTCGAAGGCCACTTTGAAAACGCATCTAAATAACATCTATAAAAAACTACCGGCCTCGATGCGTCCGTCACAAGTTCGGGGATGA